AAGGTCCACGTCTCGGCGCGGATCGCCTCCCGCAGCGCCGCCGGGAGCGGCGGGTAGCCCTCGAGGTCGCCCACGTCACCGACGACGGTTATTTTGACCTGGCCGCGACCGCCGACCAGTTCGACGACGTCAGCCGAGAGCGTCCGCTTCGTGAGCTCGCGGAGGCTCATCCGACGGGGCAGCGACGCGCCCATCTTGTCGCCCTGCCCGTGGGCGTACAGCGTTCCCATCAGGACGACGAGCAGCGCGACCGTGAGGCGCAACTGGTTCGCGGAGCCGGTGAGCGACGGGTCCGCGAGCGCCAGGAGTCCGCCGTTGAGGCCGGCGATCATCACCCCCAGACCGACGACGCCGAGCCCGGGAATCGTGATTCCGGTGAAGTACTTGAACCCGAACCCGAGCAGCCAGGCGATGAGCGCCGGAACGAGTCCGGTCAGCACGCCGAGGTAGAGACCGTAGAGGATTTCGACGGGGAGCGATGCCATCGACGGCTACTCTCGGGGAGGCGATTTACAGTTGTCGCTCGCACGCCCGGGACGAGTCCTCCAGACACTCGTCACCTCGTTGGCGGCGACTTCCCTCGCGTCACGTCTTGGACGTCCGAGACGAGGCAGCGCGGTCGCACCGGAGCGATTCAGCCGCGCCGACGGGTGGTCAAGACCCGACGACCCGGTCAGGGGGACAGTTCGTCGAGCGCGCGGGCCCGTTCGAGGTCGGATTGGACCGCGCCCCAGTCGACGGGTGGTTCGACCCCGTCGAGCGAGCGCGCAAACGCGTCGATCCGGTCGCCGTACGCCTCCGTCCACGCCGGGTCGCCGGCGTCGTCGAGCGCGTTCCGTACCGATTCGGCTCGCGATTCGAGTTCGTTCAACCGGCCCCGAAGCTCCTCGTCCCAGTGTTCGCCCGCGACGCCGTCCCGGTCGGCCATCTCGCGAAGGTCGGCGAGTTCGCCCCGCAGATCCCGTAGCAACACCGGGAGCAGTTCGACCCGCAACGACGCGTCGAGCCAGGATTCGGCGTCCTCGTGATCACCCCGGGCCGCTTCGAGCGAGTCGGCCACGGCGTCGACGTCCTCCTCGAACGCGCGGCGTCTGCGCTCGTGGGAGTCGAGCCACCGCTCGAAGTCTTCGAGATTCAGTTGCAGTTCGTCGGCCCGCCGCTGTGGCTCCTGAATTTCGGTGGCGATCCGCCGGAGTTCGACGACCGACTCGTAGACCGCGTCGGGGTCGTCCGCGGGAGTCGAGATCTCTCGGAGCGCCGAGCCGAGCCGTTCCACCCGGGCCGCTGCCGCGTCGAGCGTGGACTGATACCCTTCTAAGCGCGACGCGACGACGTCGAGGTCCCGCACCCCGTCGGCGGCCGCCGTCGCGTCGTCGAGCGCCGACCCGGCGAGTTCGACGCGGGTCTCCGCCGTCGCCAGGCGCTTCGCGACGTCCGAGACGGTCGAATCGATGCCGTCGCGCGTTACGCGGTCGTCCGTCGTGACGTGATCGAGGAGCGACCGCACCTCGTCGGGGTCGCGGGTCGGGTCCGCGGCGACGATCGCCTCCACCGCCTCCTCGGTCGACAGTCCCACGAGCGCTCGGTCGCCGTCCACTCGGTTCGAACTCATCGTTCGCCCGCTGTCGCCGGGACGGTTTGCGTCCTGCTATTAGGTGTCTATAGATCTATAGAGCGCTCGCGTTCGATCATTCTGGTACGTCCGGATACGACACGTCACTATCGGACGGTACCACCGTAGACACCTATTATAAACCGCTTTTATCCGATCACGGGTGGGTCCAGTTGATGACGCGCGAATCAGAGCGCCTCGGAGACCGCGTATCACGTCGGGAATTCCTCGTTGCCTCGGGGACGGTGGGAGTCGCCGGCCTCGCCGGTTGCGGTGGCTCACAGGGTGGATCGAACACGGAGTCGGCGTCCGGCGGGGACGGCGGGGGCGGCGAGAGCACGCCGACGCAGTCCCAGTCTGGCTCCTCGGGCGGGGACGGAAGCGGCGTCGATACCTCCCTCCTCAACGCGGAGGGTTCGTCGACGGTCTACCCGATCTCGAACAAGGGCAGTTCCTACTGGAACTCCAACGCGCCGCCGAGCGACGGCGAGTACTGGGGCTCCAACGACGAGAGCACCGTGCCCGGCTGGGAGGCACTTGGCGAGCCGGACATGCTCATCGCGGACTACTTCGCGAGCCAGGCCGGCTTCGAGCCGTCGGGGCAGCGTTCGGACCCGCCGTTCCCGACGACGGTCGGCCTCTCGCACTCGGGCACCGGCTGTGAGGCCGTCGTCGACGGGCTCGTCGACATCGGTAACTCCTCGGGACCGATCACGGCCGAACTCGACTGGAGCGAGGAGCGCCGGGACGAGGAGGTCGTCGACCACGTCGTCGGCCGCGACGGCCAGCCGGTCGTCGTCAGCGGTGACGTCTCGGACGCCGGAGTCACCCAGCTCACCGGCGAACAGGTCCGGGCCATCTTCCAGGGCGAGGTCGAAAACTGGAACGAACTCGACGGGGTTGATTACGACCAGGAACTGTTCGTAATCGGCCGCGCCGAGGGCTCCGGGACGGACACCGCGTTCCGACTCAATATGCTCGGTGACGCCGACGCGGCGATGGACGTCGACACCCGACAGGGACAGAACCAGCAGGTCGCCCAGCTCGTCTCGCAGAACGACGGCGCCATCGCGTACATGGCGCTCGCCTTCACGAGCGACCAGGTCCGACCGATTGGGATCGACTTCGAGGGGACGCTCTACGAGCCCGACCGCGACGCGGAGAACACCATCTTCGACAGCGAGTACCCGCTCAACCGCGACCTCCACATGTACACGAAGATCACGGAGGACACGCCGAGCGGAACGGACCAGCGCGAGGCCGCGTTCATGAATATGTTCCTGACCGAGTTCGGGCAGACGGTGTTCGTCGAGGACGTCAACTACATCCCCCTCCCGACCGCGGACATCGAGGCCGAGCGGGAGAAACTGAGCGACTGGATCGACTACTGAGCCCCCGGGCTCGGTTGCGGGACCGCGGTTCGCGACGCAGCACGCGGTCGGCCATATTTGATACCAAATGTCATTCATTACAACTCTCATCGAACGCGGACGATCGGGACCCCGGACGGTCGCTCGGCAGCAGGGCCGACGGGCGCGCGACTTCGTCGACGAGACGGAACCCGAGGCGCTTGCGGTCGTGGCGGTCGTCGCGCTCTCGCTCGTCGCCGCGCTCGTCGGCTTCCTGCTCGTCTCGGCGCTGACCGTCGTTCCCCTCGCGGCGTTCGTCGTCGCCACCGTCTACGGCTGGTTCCGCCATCAGGAGGTGACGGCGCGCATCCTGACGCTGACCACGACCGTCTCGACGCTCTTAATCCTGGGACTCATCATCGTGTTCATCTTCCTGGAGTCGATCCCGGTCGTCCGTTACGAGAGCGCGACCGTGTTCGGCGTGAGCGTGCCGGGGCTCCGGCTGTTCGTCCAGACGCGCTGGGACGCCGTCAGCGACCCCATCAGGTTCTCTATGGTCCCGATGATCCACGGGACGGTGATGGTGACTCTCATCGCGACGGCGGTGGCCGCCCCCCTGGGAGTCTCCGCCGCGCTCTTCCTCTCGGAGATCGCCCCCGCACCCGTCCGGGAGGTCGTCAAGCCCGGTGTCGAGATCCTCGCGGGCATCCCCTCGATCGTCTACGGGTTCATCGGGTTCACCATTCTGAGTCCGTGGGCCTCCGATCAGTTCCGGCTCACGGGACAGGGAACGTACCTCTTCGTCGGGATCGTCGTCGGACTGATGGCGCTGCCGACGGTCGTCTCCGTCGCCGAGGACGCGCTGTCGAGCGTGCCGGAGTCGATCAAGAGCGGTTCGCTCGCGGTCGGGACGACCGACTGGCAGACGATGACGTCGATCACGCTCCCGGCGGCCTTCTCGGGCGTCTCCGCCGCGGTCCTCCTCGGCGTGGGGCGCGCCATCGGCGAGACGATGGCCGCGACGGTGATGCTGAAGGGAGTGCCGCGGCTCACCGATCCGCTGTACAACGTCTTCTACGGCCAGGAGACCCTCACGTCGATCATCGCCCGCAACTACGGCGACGCGGACGGCCTCCAGATGGACGCGCTGTTCATCGCCGGGGTCATCCTCTTCATCACCGTCCTGTTCATCTCGATCGGGTCGCAGTACATCGAGTGGCGGATGAAGCGGCAGTTCGGAGGTGACGTCTGATGGCCGGCGCGACGCGATCGTCGCTCGTCAATCAGGAGACCTCCGGAACCGACCTCGCGGCCGCGGCGGCGATCGGCCTCTCGACGGTCCTGTTCGTCCTGTCGATCGCCTCGCTCGCGGAACAGGTGTCGATCACCGGCTCGATCGCCGGCCTCCCGACGGTGACGCTGCTCGGCGGGCTCCTCGTCCTCCTCGGGGTGGCCGTCGCGTCCTTCGGCGTGGGATCGCGGCTCGGATACGTCGAGACGAACGCGGACCACAGCGCCGGCCTGATCGCGGCCGTCGCCGCCGGAGTCCCCTGGTTCCTGATCAGCGGCGGGTTCGCCTCGGAGACGCTCGGACTCGGCCCCGTCGCCGGCGTCGCCGCCGCCGTCCTGATGGGCGGTGCCGCCTTCGCGGCGACGGCGTTCCCGCGCGAGGACGTCGGCTCGACCGTCCCGATCGGCGCACTGTCGATCGTCACCGGCCTCGTGTTCCTGACGAGCGTCCTGGGCCCCGAGTGGGTGTGGGACCTCGGCTGGGAGCAGACCGCGTCGCTGACGGCCGAGTTCGTCATCCCGGTGCTGACGCTCCTGAACGCGATGTACGCGGGCTGGGCGGCGGCGAAGGCCTACGGGGGATTCGG
This portion of the Halobellus litoreus genome encodes:
- a CDS encoding halo transducer protein, with the protein product MSSNRVDGDRALVGLSTEEAVEAIVAADPTRDPDEVRSLLDHVTTDDRVTRDGIDSTVSDVAKRLATAETRVELAGSALDDATAAADGVRDLDVVASRLEGYQSTLDAAAARVERLGSALREISTPADDPDAVYESVVELRRIATEIQEPQRRADELQLNLEDFERWLDSHERRRRAFEEDVDAVADSLEAARGDHEDAESWLDASLRVELLPVLLRDLRGELADLREMADRDGVAGEHWDEELRGRLNELESRAESVRNALDDAGDPAWTEAYGDRIDAFARSLDGVEPPVDWGAVQSDLERARALDELSP
- the pstC gene encoding phosphate ABC transporter permease subunit PstC, translated to MSFITTLIERGRSGPRTVARQQGRRARDFVDETEPEALAVVAVVALSLVAALVGFLLVSALTVVPLAAFVVATVYGWFRHQEVTARILTLTTTVSTLLILGLIIVFIFLESIPVVRYESATVFGVSVPGLRLFVQTRWDAVSDPIRFSMVPMIHGTVMVTLIATAVAAPLGVSAALFLSEIAPAPVREVVKPGVEILAGIPSIVYGFIGFTILSPWASDQFRLTGQGTYLFVGIVVGLMALPTVVSVAEDALSSVPESIKSGSLAVGTTDWQTMTSITLPAAFSGVSAAVLLGVGRAIGETMAATVMLKGVPRLTDPLYNVFYGQETLTSIIARNYGDADGLQMDALFIAGVILFITVLFISIGSQYIEWRMKRQFGGDV
- a CDS encoding PstS family phosphate ABC transporter substrate-binding protein, whose translation is MTRESERLGDRVSRREFLVASGTVGVAGLAGCGGSQGGSNTESASGGDGGGGESTPTQSQSGSSGGDGSGVDTSLLNAEGSSTVYPISNKGSSYWNSNAPPSDGEYWGSNDESTVPGWEALGEPDMLIADYFASQAGFEPSGQRSDPPFPTTVGLSHSGTGCEAVVDGLVDIGNSSGPITAELDWSEERRDEEVVDHVVGRDGQPVVVSGDVSDAGVTQLTGEQVRAIFQGEVENWNELDGVDYDQELFVIGRAEGSGTDTAFRLNMLGDADAAMDVDTRQGQNQQVAQLVSQNDGAIAYMALAFTSDQVRPIGIDFEGTLYEPDRDAENTIFDSEYPLNRDLHMYTKITEDTPSGTDQREAAFMNMFLTEFGQTVFVEDVNYIPLPTADIEAEREKLSDWIDY